In Actinomycetes bacterium, one DNA window encodes the following:
- a CDS encoding SUF system NifU family Fe-S cluster assembly protein, giving the protein MDMAAMYQEVILDHYRNPEGRGLRDPFDAEVMHVNPTCGDEITLRVRLADGADPILADVSYDNQGCSISQASASVLYGEVVGKPLSAAFALLDEFVELMHGKGQVEPDEDALGDLVAFAGVAQYPARVKCALLSWMALRDAVEQINGPQDTPAREQV; this is encoded by the coding sequence AATCCCGAAGGTCGAGGTCTGCGCGATCCCTTCGACGCGGAAGTGATGCACGTGAACCCAACCTGCGGTGATGAGATCACCCTGCGGGTGCGGCTCGCGGACGGCGCGGACCCGATCCTCGCTGACGTTTCCTACGACAACCAAGGCTGCTCCATTTCGCAGGCCAGCGCCTCCGTGCTTTACGGGGAAGTCGTTGGTAAACCACTGTCAGCAGCGTTTGCCCTACTCGACGAGTTCGTGGAACTGATGCACGGCAAGGGTCAGGTTGAACCCGACGAAGATGCGCTGGGTGACTTGGTGGCGTTCGCCGGTGTTGCGCAGTATCCCGCCCGAGTGAAATGCGCTCTCTTGTCCTGGATGGCATTGCGTGACGCAGTAGAGCAAATCAATGGACCACAAGACACACCAGCGAGGGAGCAGGTATGA
- a CDS encoding metal-sulfur cluster assembly factor, whose amino-acid sequence MTEQTIASVDDVMEALHDVVDPELGINIVDLGLIYGANVNEDNHCIIDMTLTSAACPLTDVIEDQTRAALDGVVAEFVINWVWMPPWGLDKITDDGREQLRAIGFNV is encoded by the coding sequence ATGACTGAGCAGACGATAGCCAGCGTTGATGATGTGATGGAGGCATTGCACGACGTTGTCGATCCAGAACTGGGAATCAACATTGTTGACTTGGGCTTGATCTACGGTGCCAATGTTAATGAGGACAACCACTGCATCATCGATATGACCCTGACCTCGGCAGCATGCCCGCTGACGGATGTTATCGAAGATCAAACTCGCGCTGCCCTTGATGGTGTGGTGGCGGAGTTCGTCATCAACTGGGTGTGGATGCCGCCGTGGGGGCTCGACAAGATCACCGACGATGGCCGCGAACAGTTGCGGGCCATCGGTTTCAACGTGTGA